In Salinibacterium sp. dk2585, a single window of DNA contains:
- a CDS encoding DNA-binding response regulator — translation MDQLRDASEPKRIRLLLADDEHLIRGALEALLGLEPDLEIVASCDNGLTAVERAIETRPDVCLLDLEMPHADGVEAAARILTTVATRVVIVTRHARPGVLRRALAARVSGFVPKSTPASELADVIRSVAAGGRYIDPEIAATALTAERCPLTDRELDVLRHSRSTMSVQQIADALHLAPGTVRNYLSTAMAKLDARSRHDAAERAWEQGWI, via the coding sequence ATGGACCAGTTGCGCGACGCTTCCGAACCGAAGCGAATCCGGCTGCTGCTTGCCGACGACGAGCATCTGATCCGCGGTGCGCTGGAGGCCTTGCTCGGCCTTGAGCCTGATCTTGAGATCGTGGCGAGTTGCGACAACGGCCTGACGGCGGTCGAGCGTGCGATCGAGACGAGGCCGGATGTCTGCCTTCTCGACCTGGAGATGCCCCACGCCGACGGGGTCGAGGCGGCGGCTCGCATCCTGACCACCGTCGCGACGAGGGTGGTCATCGTCACCCGTCACGCGCGACCGGGGGTCCTGCGACGAGCGCTCGCGGCGCGGGTGTCTGGTTTCGTGCCGAAGTCGACTCCCGCATCCGAACTCGCCGACGTGATCCGCAGCGTTGCGGCGGGTGGACGATACATAGACCCGGAGATCGCAGCCACCGCGTTGACTGCCGAGCGCTGCCCCTTGACTGACCGGGAGCTCGACGTGCTGCGCCACAGCCGGTCGACGATGAGTGTGCAGCAGATCGCCGACGCCCTGCATCTCGCGCCGGGCACGGTGCGCAACTACCTCTCGACCGCGATGGCGAAGCTCGACGCCCGATCGCGCCATGATGCGGCGGAGAGGGCGTGGGAGCAGGGCTGGATCTAG
- a CDS encoding sensor histidine kinase, protein MRSAESPPARSVHTTWLYTLGSIVFFFVILQGDVIVVSLQAVGTARTAGDLPWLLLSIGVMALALVSAGMQIRYSWFLRAGLAGGLPRPPRTMLLWVPPALIWPLGLFLPELTLHAALPLWMSVNLVAPLLRPLERWALIGGGALLTVAHPVLAWLVFGHSFALAEGPGSFLIFSYGALLPVMVLTALWWWQVVVELDRHRRASAELAVARERLRFASDLHDIQGHHLQVIALKAELAERLLDAEPETAREHIHETRMIARRALEDTRSLVYGYRDVALTVELENAREVLTASGAQCDLDVGAQPLDPEAQRALAMVVREATTNILRHSSASTVWIRLRDVAGGTELLIGNNGADAAASGQGNGLTGLRERLAAVGGQLDVDARPAAGEFELRALVRAMEMAE, encoded by the coding sequence ATGCGATCAGCGGAATCACCTCCAGCCAGGAGTGTCCACACCACCTGGCTCTACACCCTGGGCTCGATCGTGTTCTTCTTCGTCATCCTGCAGGGCGACGTCATCGTCGTCAGCCTGCAGGCCGTGGGGACGGCGCGCACCGCGGGAGACCTCCCCTGGCTGCTGCTGTCCATCGGCGTCATGGCGCTCGCGCTGGTCTCGGCCGGCATGCAGATCCGCTACTCCTGGTTCCTCCGCGCCGGCCTGGCGGGCGGACTGCCGCGACCTCCTCGCACGATGCTGCTCTGGGTACCACCAGCGCTCATCTGGCCCCTTGGGCTATTCCTGCCCGAGCTCACCCTTCACGCCGCGCTGCCCCTGTGGATGAGCGTCAACCTCGTGGCGCCGCTCCTGCGCCCACTCGAGCGTTGGGCGCTCATCGGGGGTGGAGCCTTGCTCACGGTCGCGCATCCGGTTCTCGCCTGGCTCGTCTTCGGCCACTCGTTCGCGCTCGCGGAGGGGCCGGGCTCCTTCCTGATCTTCAGCTACGGTGCCCTGCTTCCCGTCATGGTGCTCACCGCGCTCTGGTGGTGGCAGGTTGTCGTCGAGCTCGACCGCCATCGCCGCGCAAGCGCCGAGCTCGCTGTCGCGAGGGAACGCCTGCGGTTCGCATCCGACCTCCACGACATCCAGGGGCATCACCTGCAGGTGATCGCGCTGAAGGCCGAGCTGGCCGAGCGGCTGCTCGACGCGGAGCCGGAGACGGCGCGCGAGCACATCCATGAGACACGGATGATTGCCAGGCGAGCACTCGAGGACACTCGGTCCCTCGTGTACGGCTATCGGGATGTCGCCCTCACCGTCGAGCTTGAGAACGCCCGCGAGGTGTTGACGGCGTCTGGCGCCCAGTGCGACCTCGACGTGGGGGCGCAGCCTCTCGACCCCGAGGCCCAGCGGGCCCTTGCGATGGTCGTGCGCGAGGCCACCACCAACATCCTGCGTCACTCCTCGGCAAGCACGGTGTGGATCCGGCTGCGTGATGTTGCCGGTGGCACCGAGCTGCTGATCGGCAATAACGGTGCGGATGCGGCGGCATCAGGGCAGGGGAACGGACTCACGGGCCTGCGCGAACGGCTCGCCGCGGTCGGTGGCCAGCTGGACGTCGATGCCCGCCCGGCGGCGGGGGAATTCGAGCTCCGTGCGTTGGTCCGCGCAATGGAGATGGCCGAGTGA
- a CDS encoding alpha/beta hydrolase, protein MSETLEVDDSLVVWSEPKESLGERPLVVLLHGRGSHEHDLMQLAPVLLPGVVYAALRAPLPFFGGGFTWFPPAQPGLPSAEGVATATRGILAWLDRLAPAGPVAVLGFSQGGALATHLMRFAPERFAAFVNLSGFVVPGECPADERLAELRPPLFWGRDVADPVIPTEATDATERWLPAHCTLTRRRYEGIGHGISMEEVEDVREFLRERVFTAPGSTDAQAAKADTARTETTRD, encoded by the coding sequence ATGTCAGAAACGCTTGAGGTCGACGATTCGCTCGTCGTGTGGTCGGAACCGAAGGAATCGCTCGGGGAGCGCCCACTTGTGGTGTTGTTGCACGGTCGCGGCTCGCACGAGCATGACCTGATGCAGCTCGCCCCCGTGCTCTTGCCGGGCGTCGTCTATGCGGCCCTGCGTGCACCCCTGCCGTTCTTCGGTGGCGGATTCACGTGGTTCCCTCCCGCGCAGCCGGGCCTGCCGTCCGCCGAGGGCGTTGCGACGGCGACGCGGGGCATCCTGGCCTGGCTTGACCGCCTTGCGCCTGCTGGCCCGGTCGCCGTGCTCGGATTCAGCCAGGGTGGTGCCCTCGCGACGCACCTCATGCGCTTCGCGCCCGAGCGTTTTGCCGCCTTCGTCAATCTCTCTGGTTTCGTCGTGCCGGGGGAGTGCCCCGCCGATGAGCGTCTCGCCGAACTGCGTCCCCCGCTCTTCTGGGGGCGTGACGTGGCTGACCCCGTCATCCCGACGGAGGCGACGGATGCCACGGAACGTTGGTTGCCGGCACACTGCACCCTGACGCGGCGCCGCTACGAGGGGATCGGGCACGGCATCTCGATGGAGGAGGTCGAGGACGTGCGGGAGTTCTTGCGCGAGCGCGTGTTCACGGCTCCCGGGTCCACGGACGCCCAGGCCGCAAAGGCCGATACAGCACGCACCGAGACCACGCGCGACTGA
- a CDS encoding acyl-CoA dehydrogenase family protein, translating into MSILPPKLLETIRARADKHDRENSFPHDDLRDLAELGYLRMLVPRSFGGLGMSLPEATREQARLAGAAPATALAVNMHLVWTGVARLLHERGDTTLDFVLREAAEGEIFGFGISEPGNDLVLFGSMTTAEPSADGGYRFTGTKVFTSLSPVWTRLGIFGRDDSGAEPQLVHAFVERGCEGVEILDDWDTIGMRASQSNTTRLVGAYAPADRVFGQRPLGPSAHPLVFAIFANFLLLLASVYAGIAQRALELGVEAAKSRRSQRTGLTADQSPDTRWKLADAALALDGFMPQLEAVARDVDEGTDHGDQWFRALTGVRLRATETAKFVVEQAVRVSGGRSYRNGDELGRLLRDVLAGAFHPSNEDAVHSTVATALLGPLEQNSTGEDD; encoded by the coding sequence GTGAGTATCCTGCCTCCGAAGCTGCTCGAGACCATCCGTGCGCGGGCGGACAAGCACGACCGGGAGAACTCCTTCCCGCACGATGACCTCCGCGATCTCGCCGAGCTCGGGTACCTGCGCATGCTGGTGCCTAGGAGCTTCGGCGGGCTGGGGATGTCTCTCCCGGAGGCGACGCGCGAGCAGGCTCGGCTCGCCGGCGCGGCCCCGGCAACGGCGCTCGCCGTCAATATGCACCTCGTGTGGACCGGGGTTGCCAGGCTTTTGCACGAGCGGGGCGACACGACGCTCGACTTCGTGCTGCGGGAGGCGGCTGAGGGCGAGATCTTCGGGTTCGGAATCAGCGAACCGGGCAACGACCTCGTGCTGTTCGGCAGCATGACCACGGCGGAACCGTCCGCCGACGGCGGCTACCGCTTCACGGGCACGAAGGTGTTCACGAGCCTGTCGCCCGTGTGGACCAGGCTCGGCATCTTCGGCAGGGACGATTCCGGCGCGGAACCCCAGCTTGTGCACGCCTTCGTGGAGCGCGGATGCGAGGGCGTCGAGATCCTCGACGACTGGGACACGATCGGCATGCGCGCCAGCCAGAGCAACACGACGCGGCTCGTGGGCGCCTACGCGCCGGCTGACCGCGTGTTCGGGCAGCGTCCGCTGGGTCCGTCGGCGCATCCGCTCGTCTTTGCGATCTTCGCCAACTTCCTGCTGCTGCTCGCCTCGGTCTACGCGGGGATCGCGCAGCGCGCCCTCGAGCTCGGGGTCGAGGCTGCGAAGTCGCGTCGCTCGCAGCGCACGGGGCTGACGGCCGACCAGAGCCCCGACACGCGCTGGAAGCTCGCGGATGCCGCGCTCGCACTCGACGGCTTCATGCCGCAGCTCGAGGCGGTCGCTCGCGATGTCGATGAGGGGACCGACCACGGCGACCAGTGGTTCCGCGCCCTGACAGGGGTCAGGCTTCGGGCGACAGAGACAGCCAAGTTCGTTGTAGAGCAGGCCGTGCGTGTGTCGGGAGGACGGTCGTATCGCAATGGCGACGAACTGGGCCGCCTGCTGCGCGATGTGCTCGCGGGTGCCTTCCACCCGAGCAATGAGGATGCGGTTCACTCGACCGTGGCCACGGCACTGCTGGGGCCGCTCGAGCAGAACTCGACAGGAGAGGATGACTGA